The Engystomops pustulosus chromosome 7, aEngPut4.maternal, whole genome shotgun sequence DNA window ctttgatacttggctagaaaatagccataggagaatacaaagagcttacttacgcctacagtagcgttctatatatttgatttctggttgatctgctggtggctgtactttctgcagtgcatgtactagccaattctgagcaatttgtagtgagacttgcgaccgctgtgttctgcgcttagtgacgcacatatccatagcaaagaccgaagtgggaaaatttagtaggggttggatttcaattaggcactaactcagtgtcatctcatctggcatagtagtgtgctttgatacttggctagaaaatagccataggagaatacaaagagcttacttacgcctacagtagcgttctatatatttgatttctggttgatctgctggtggctgtactttctgcagtgcatgtactagccaattctgagcaatttgtagtgagacttgcgactgctgtgttctgcgcttagtgacgcacatatccatagcaaagaccgaagtgggaaaatttagtaggggttggatttcaattaggcacaaactcagtgtcatctcatctggcatagtagtgtgctttgatacttggctagaaaatagccatagcaataggatagcattgtttggttttaaaaactcaaaaaaaaacaaaaaacacaaaaaaaaacaaaaaacacaaaaaaaaacaaaaaacacaaaaaaaacccaaaaaatgttaaaaaaaaaaaaagttataactctcattttaaaaatgtttaacccgagggctaggggtagccctcatggcggcggccgcccctcggtattcggtccccagccgccactacttttcccgatgtgccgtcccagccctgcaccagcacgtgtcagacaacatcatccgtgccctgaccaacgccgtttctgacaaggtccacctgaccacggacacgtggacgagtgctgccgggcagggccactatatatcgctgacggcacattgggttaacttggtggaggctgggaccgagtctgaccctggggctgctcatatactgccgacgccgaggattgcggggcctacctcggtccaggtgtttcaggcctactatgcctcctcctcctcccacccctcctccacctcctcctccgaactaccatccgtgggcacggcgccatcagtcggtagctctaggcacagcagcagtgccgtcgctaagcgacagcaggcggtgctcaaactgctgagcctaggcgacaaaaggcacaccgcccaagagctattacagggcatcacggcgcagactgatctgtggctggcaccgctgaacctcaagccgggaatggttgtgtgtgacaacggccgtaacctggtggcggctctgcaactcggcagactgacacatgtgccatgcctggcccatgtgttaaatctgatagttcagcgtttcctcaagacataccccaatctgtctgatttgctcacgaaggtgcgccgcatctgtgcgcatttcaggaagtccagcccagatgctgccactctcagggcagcgcagcgccgcctccaactgcccgctcaccgactgttgtgcgacgtgcccacgaggtgtaaTTCAACACTGAccgtgttatccagagtttaccagcagcgcagagcgattgtagactgccagatgtcaacttccaccagaactggtagtcaggtcagtcagcttcctcaagtctacaatgaggagtggacgtggatgtctgatatctgtcaggtgctgagtaactttgaggagtcaacacagatggtcagtggcgatgccgccatcatcagcctcaccatcccgctgcttggcctgttgaaaaactctctggtcagcatgaagtcggaagctttgcgctcgtcacaagagacaggggaagaatattcccttgttgatagccaaagcaccctcaggtctgtttctcagcgcatatcggaggaggtggaggtggaggaggatgaggaggaagaggaggagaatgttggcgagacacaagaggggaccattgttgagtccttcactgttcagcgtgtatgggcagaagaagaggagttggaggagttggaggaggaggaaatgggcagtcaggccagtgaggggagtgaattcttacgcgttggtactctggcgcatatggcagatttcatgctaggctgcctatcccgtgaccctcgcgttcaaagaatttattccagcaccgattactgggtgttcactctcctggacccacggtacaagcaaaatcttcccactctcatccctgcagaggaaaggagtgtgagaatgcatgaataccagcaggccctggtgcacaagctgaaacagtatttcccttctgacagcgctagcggcagagtgcgtagttctgcgggacaagtagcgagggagagtaggcgagcaggcagcttgtccagcactggcaagggtacgctttacaaggcttttgccagctttatgtcaccccagcaagacactgtcacctgtccccagtctcggcagagtagggctgatctttacagaaagatggtgagggagtacgtagctgaccataccatcgtcctaaatgatcacacagctccctacaactactgggtttcaaagctggacatgtggcacgaactggcgctgtacgccttggaggttcttgcctgccctgccgctagcgtcttgtccgagcgggttttcagtgcagctggtggcatcatcaccgataagcgtacacgcctgtcgactgacagcgctgacaggctgacgcttattaaaatgaataaaggctggatttctcagaatttccaatctccaccaggtgaaggaagctcaacctgaataattgatccactcctcctcctcctcattttcctccttctcctcctctttgtacagtaaagcagaggaaaatggctattttttgacagggcccactggctcttgctatagtacttcatgcatttaatttttctggagggccacctacccggtcctctgtttgaaacaatttttgtgagtgccacatacaggcactcaatctattccatttttctggagggccacctacccggtcctctgttttaaaaaatttttgggactgccacatacaggcactcaatctattccattttactggagggccacctacctgctcctctggtatgaaaaatgtttgggactgccacatacaggcactcaatctattccattttactggagggccatctacctgctcctctggtttgaaaaatgtttgggactgccacatacaggcactcaatctattccattttactgcagggccacctacctgctcctctggtttgaaacatttttgggactgccacatacaggcactcaatctattccattttactggagggccacctaccttctcctctggtttaaaaaatgtttgggactgccacatacaggcactcaatctattccattttactggagggccacctaccggctcctctggtttgaaaaatttttgggactgccacatacaggcactcaatctattccattttactgcagggccacctacctgctcctctggtttgaaacatttttgggactgccacatacaggcactcaatctattccattttactggagggccacctacctgctcctctggtttgaaaaatgtttgggactgccacatacaggcactatccaaattaaattgtctccatagcagcctccacacgttgtctccattgctacctccaaaagtcgtccatatagctgcctccatacatcgtccctttatcaaacgaggtgtgtcaggcagaaatttgggttgttttcatggattccacatcaaagttgttaactttgtcgccaccctgctgtgttatccacaaaatatactggcaaacttttaccatttagggatattatttcagcgcttcttgcgcatctgtttacattcccctcacccggcatatcctaaacttataagaacgctactacacttgatcttatacaaaaggttcttagaagtgctgtttggggagtagcctagagacaggggcttggattggcgaaagctcgcctggcagcggagcgccagctccatgcgcatcatgcgcttcttgcgcatctgtttacattcccctcacccgccatatcccaaacttataagaacgctactacacttaacttggtgcaggctgggaccgagtctgaccctggggctggtcatatactgccgacgcagagaattgcggggcctacctcggtccaggtctcaaaggcctactatacctcctcccacccctcctccacctcctcctcctccgaattaccatccgtgggcatggcgccatcagtcgttagctctaggcacagcagcagtgccgtcgctaagcgacagcaggcggtgctgaaactgctgagcctaggcgataaaaggcacaccgcccaagagctattacagggcattccacatcaaagttgttaactttgtcgccaccctgctgtgtaatccacaaaatatacttgcaaacttttaccatttagggatattatttcagcgcttcttgcgcatctgtttacattcccctcacccgccatatcctaaacttataagaacgctactacacttgatcttatacaaaaggttcttagaagtgctgtttggggagtagcctagagacaggggcttggattggcgaaagctcgcctggctgcagagcgccagctccatcccaagatccaactaacatagttgcagcacctttaatctactactagttcactgcctccataataataataataataatctttatttatatagcgtcatcatattctgtagcgctttacaaatcataggaaacaaatacaaatgtaatgtaacagagcacaacatttgtatggaacaacaggagtgaggtccctgctcgccagagcttacggtttatgaagatgatggggtaacacgaggtaaaagaatatttaatggtcaagccattcttcttagggaatagaaaaaaatataataaatggaattgctgtcgcttgaaccactcagccgtcatcttatataccaggtccagggtgaatgggactgcagagaagtctggtgcctgttggttgctggataacagatgggaggacgacacaggacgggttagtagaagagttaaaacttcatgcagttaatgagtgttataggcttgcctaaagaaatgggttttaagagcacgtttgaaactttggaggttaggtattagtctgatagtccggggcagagcattccatagaattggtgcagctctagagaagtcttggagacgcgagtgggaggtccgcactagggtagaggttaatctaagatcactggcggatctaagagcacgggttgggcgatagactgagataagagaggagaggtaggggggtgcagcattatacagagctttatggatgagggttattattattttaaactgtattcgaaaggagactggcagccagtgcagcgactggcatgaactgtaagcatacatggtccccttatcaaacgagctgtgtcaggcagaattttgggttgttttcatggcttccatgttaactttgtcgccaccctgctgtgtaatccacaaaatatactggcaaacttttatcatgtaccgatattatttgagcgcttcttgctcacctcctttggttcctctctgacacccattggtttgaagcctgagtccaattagggtatgtcgccatgccactctctagcctgctgccgctgcctctgcatgccgtcccctatagtgtcagggtcaattattggatgttttagatgctatctagcttcattctgtcactctgtcatggccatgctgttgcccataattttggcataatggtgcgattaggcagcctcagaggcatccatgcatgctgcccctgctgtttcctgtccatttccgtggtgtttccatccttttctgaggttcccaggtgtttggccaagcttccctgtgcagagccttggtccccttgaaaaatgctcgagtctcccattgacttcaatggggttcgttattcgagacgagcactcgagcatcgggaaaagttcgtctcgaataacgagtacccgagcattttagtgttcgctcatctctaatctttaccaTTGTTATTTCTGACATAGAGGGAACTAAAAAGGGCATCTGGAAAGTTTAGATAACATGGGCCATGGAGTTGATGAAGCTTGAGGCACCATGACAAAGTAACCAAGTCGATGCAACTAATAATGTTGTCATAGTGGAGTGGTCTACAGATGGCAGATATATCTGCCAGGATTGACCACTGTTTGGACCTTATGGCTACTTATGGCTATTCTCTGGACTTCTTCTTGTGACTTTTTGCATTCACTTGGACTATTTTAATGACCTACTATGCCCTGGGTGGCATCTAGATATCTACTTCAGGACTTCCCACAGTAGAGAGTTAAATTAGAATATAGGGTATAAAGACTAACAGCAGTGTTTGCTTTGGAATGTTTTAAATCAAAATTTACAAAATTATGCATTATATGGAAATTTGTGAAGAATTTTTGTTACATATTTTGAAATTGATGTGACTAAAATCTGCAATTCTCTATTTTGCTAACACTGTTTACTTGTATAACATGTTATTTTTGCAGCATTATGGTGAGCACCAACCCTCTCCAAAATGGTAATATGCAGAGCGCTGGTACATTAGTGTTGATTTAAATGCTGTCTCCATATATTCATACCTCATAGGGTTCAAATACTCTAATGgtctaaaaaattaaaaatagtttttaaaatgtgaaaaaatataggataaacacaaaaattcaaatcacccctcgtTCCCTAGAACAGAAACAAGCAAAAATAAACATGGTAGGAAGCCCcacatctcaaaatgcccaatctatccaaattttaaaaaatgattagTCCCGGGGGCGAATTCCTTTATAGAAAAACATGTTCAAAGGTCCGGATAAACAATTTACTCGATTTTACCACACATAAAAAAGAAGATTGTACATTCCCAAAAATGGCAGTCCCCAAAAACATGCAGTGCATCCCACAAAAAAGTGGCACCTTACACATctccatataccaaagtataaaaaaatcaatagctTCAGAATATTGTGAAACAAAGAAATATTTTTGGGTACAGGATTAAATTTGGGTATCTCCGTGGCACAAAGAATAAAAGAAATGTGTCATTTGGAGCTTCCGTAATCCCAAGTAGACTTAATAGGAGGGTCTTTCCTTGACTGGAGCTTTGTCTTGTGGAGGTGGAATCAAGGAAACCCTGTTTTCTTGAAAGATGAAAGTCTACGAATTGCGTTCTCTATCCAACTGAGATGTCATAAAAGGGATAGTTGCTGCAAGAGGTGGCATACAGTAACTGTAAAACATGGTTAAAGGGCTAGATATTTTGGGGGAATCTTTTTCCAATGTTGCCTTATAAATTATATATCAGTAATAGGGTGTGAAGCTAATGAACTTCTTGATGGTTCCAGTAAAGTCCTTATTTCTTACACTGTAAATGATGGGGTTCAACATTGGAGTCACAACTGTATAAAGGATGGAGACCACTCGATCCCGATTTGGGGAGTAAAGTGAACGTGGTCGTAAATACATGAACATAATGGTTCCATAGTAGAGGGAGACAACTGCAAGGTGGGACCCACATGTTGAGAAAGCTTTTTTTCTTCCTGTCATGGAGTTCATACTTAGTATGGTGGAAATTATGTGAACATAGGACAATAACGTCAATACAAAAGAGCAAAGTGCAATAAGTCCACCAGAGATGTATACAGCGATTTCGTTAAGCCAAGTATCTTTACATGAAAGCCGGAAGAGTGGTGGCATCTCACAGAAATAGTGGTTTATTTGGTTGGATTTGCAATAAGGCAACTGGAAGGTGAAGGCTGCGTGGACCACAGAGTTCACAAAGCTTACAGTCCATGATCCTGCAGCCAAAGATAGGCAAAGCTTCTTGTCTATGATAGTGTTATACTGCAGAGGCTTACATATAGCAATGTATCGATCATAGGCCATGACAGCCAATATTAGACATTCTGCAGCTCCTAATGCCAAATGGAAATACATTTGAGTTGCGCATCCCAAAAAAGAGATTTCCCTATTATGTGAAATTGTATTTGAAAGGATTTTTGGGACAATGGTGCTGGAGAAGCAAATATCAATACATGCAAGGTTACTGAGAAAGAAGTACATAGGAGTCTGGAGACTGCTATGAAGTCTCACCATAATGATCAGTAGAAGGTTTCCAGACAATGTGGTCGTGTACATCAGAAGGAACAGCAGAAAGAATATCAACTGCAATCCAGGAGTGTTAGAAAGACCTAAAAGGGTGAAAGTCTTCACCAACGTTTGGTTCACATTGTCCATGATGTTTCCTATATATTACGTAAATGATACTGTAAAAGTGACTTACCAAACATGGCAGACCAAATGTTTTTCACTCATAGGGCAACAAACAACATAATTTAGATTGTATGGGGATAAAGGGATTGTCTTATTAAGAAATAGCGCGTCCTCCTGCTTTACAATGGAAAGGTAAGAGGAGTTTCCAGAGTAGATGTCACTGTCCTTGATCTACTCACCACAGGTAGTGTGGTGGACTCCATTCATTCAGTTAAATGGCAGATATAtgactgtataacactacatTTCACTAGGCAAGTACTCACTAGTCTCTCTGTTAGCTGGGGTGCAGTGAACTGGCGGAGCTGGGAGAGTAGCTATTGACTTAAATTAGAGGCCTACTTGATAATATATTAAAAGACAACTTGGTAAAATAAATATTGGGTAAAGGGCAATCCAATCAATCCATTATTAGAATAGAATGCCTTGATACATCTGCCTTGGGTATAATGAGGCTTCAGAGCTACCAGGCTGAGGATGGTTGCATGTTGTGGGGTCTGGTTGCTTTTCTTGAACACACATACTATCACACACTCTCATTATTAATGGTTGGGGTAGAGGACTTCACAAGGTAGACATTCCACAAATGCTCAAAAAATGTAATCCATCATACTATTTGGGTTGCAAATATTTACCAAGTAGTCAGAATGCATCTATTTTTAAGGGTTAGTTATTCTTGTATCTAGAATTGTTCTTATTGTCCATTTGTTCGTGGACAATATATTTGCTTCAGTAACCCAGGCACAAGGTTTCACAGCCAACATAAAAATATCAGCGATGCACCTAAATATGACTTGAGACATGAGATACATATATTTATGCAGTATCCCCATGTGTCTTGTTAATTTATGATCTAGAAGTCTACAAGCAATGTACTTCAATGATTGGTCTGAGTGTTGGATTCTCCCACTACAATTTCAAGATCTTAAATCCTTTTAAAACATTCATCTTCAttataaaatgtttaatattttctGTCTTGATAACAATTTACTTTAAGACAACAGTATAGTAAATGCtcttaaatgttaattttattgcAAACAAGGCTTAAAGTTAATAATTGAACCATAAAGGTTCTACAAAGTCTTTGAAAGCTTAAaggaaccagggacacttactcataaattcaggcaccgtgaccggtattcttcttatatttgttagaaatggcctccttccttaaaattgctaattttgctagtccctctgtgatctgactttacaaatatataaatcaCTGAAAGTGGAGATATTGCTAGGGAAgattttaaaatataacttttaatatatacTAATAAAATAGGACTCCCAATTGCAGACAAACAAACATGAAACAAGTGTGAATCTCAGTTCAGGCATGCAGGGTGGGTGCtgtaaggttacatgcacgcagTAATTTGCGATTCAAGCCCCCCTCTCTAGTTGTTACTAAAACTCTTCTTAACAACTCTTTGTTAAAACTCTCATTTATGTGTTAGGATTGTAGAAACCAATGCAACAATTAGAGTGGGGACAGACAGCAGAAAACAAGCTGCCCTGCCCACTCCAGACAATAACACTGAGAGTAATCACTTTATGTTTGTATGTCTgtaatcacagtcctgcttcttaaTATTTTATGTGAGTGAAATAAAACATATGTTT harbors:
- the LOC140070068 gene encoding olfactory receptor 5AR1-like; this translates as MDNVNQTLVKTFTLLGLSNTPGLQLIFFLLFLLMYTTTLSGNLLLIIMVRLHSSLQTPMYFFLSNLACIDICFSSTIVPKILSNTISHNREISFLGCATQMYFHLALGAAECLILAVMAYDRYIAICKPLQYNTIIDKKLCLSLAAGSWTVSFVNSVVHAAFTFQLPYCKSNQINHYFCEMPPLFRLSCKDTWLNEIAVYISGGLIALCSFVLTLLSYVHIISTILSMNSMTGRKKAFSTCGSHLAVVSLYYGTIMFMYLRPRSLYSPNRDRVVSILYTVVTPMLNPIIYSVRNKDFTGTIKKFISFTPYY